From one Leifsonia soli genomic stretch:
- a CDS encoding DUF1990 family protein translates to MRRSTFTDQPVTYGAVGGTQAADLLYYPPKGYKPLERSVRLGSGDERFETAATALMAWGVQKGSGIQVTDVHEGTGVQYEGVEFGPDGTPVRMRENRTEEDVFSDDGTPFVRNGMTAVLKIPFGPFRVSAPVRVVYVVDEPHRRGFAYGTLHGHPESGEEMFLVEQRDDGTVWFVLRALSRPSNAFYRAVSPVLAMVQRRYTAKYLRALHPVRSA, encoded by the coding sequence ATGCGCCGCTCGACGTTCACCGACCAGCCCGTCACGTACGGGGCGGTCGGCGGCACCCAGGCGGCGGATCTGCTGTACTACCCGCCGAAGGGCTACAAGCCGCTGGAGCGCAGCGTCCGGCTCGGTAGCGGGGACGAGCGGTTCGAGACCGCCGCGACCGCTCTCATGGCGTGGGGCGTCCAGAAGGGCAGCGGCATCCAGGTGACGGATGTGCACGAGGGCACCGGCGTCCAGTACGAGGGCGTCGAGTTCGGCCCGGACGGCACCCCGGTCCGCATGCGTGAGAACCGGACGGAGGAGGACGTGTTCTCCGACGACGGGACCCCCTTCGTGCGCAACGGGATGACCGCCGTTCTCAAGATCCCCTTCGGCCCGTTCCGGGTGTCCGCACCGGTCCGCGTCGTCTACGTCGTCGACGAGCCCCACCGGCGCGGGTTCGCCTACGGGACGCTGCACGGGCACCCCGAGAGCGGCGAGGAGATGTTCCTGGTCGAGCAGCGCGACGACGGGACGGTCTGGTTCGTGCTCCGTGCGCTGTCGCGGCCGTCGAACGCCTTCTACCGCGCCGTCTCGCCGGTGCTGGCCATGGTGCAGCGCCGCTACACGGCGAAGTACCTGCGCGCGCTCCACCCCGTGCGGTCCGCCTGA
- the hemW gene encoding radical SAM family heme chaperone HemW, which yields MPSILPVGDPAPADGLLPATAADGASERDFGVYVHVPFCRVRCGYCDFNTYTATELRGVSQSDYAGHAVQEVGFAAEALRASGVPERRVSTVFFGGGTPTLLPPGDLAAMLGAVRGAWGLADGAEVTTEANPDSVDADDLQRLADAGFTRVSFGMQSAVPHVLETLERTHDPARIPLVVGWARAAGLQVSLDLIYGTPGESLDDWSRSLDTALDCEPDHLSAYALIVEPGTKLARQIRSGQVPEPDDDLEADMYELADQRLSDAGYDWYEVSNWTTDASHRSRHNLAYWLGHDWWGVGPGAHSHVGGVRWWNVKHPAAYAQRVLAGESPAAGRETLDAETRRVERVLLLSRIRDGLRTAELGDAGRHEVPGLIADGLVDGRAALRGSIVLTLRGRLLADAVVRRLLADEAA from the coding sequence ATGCCGAGCATCCTCCCCGTCGGCGACCCCGCGCCCGCCGACGGCCTGCTGCCCGCGACCGCGGCCGACGGCGCCAGCGAACGCGACTTCGGCGTGTACGTGCACGTGCCCTTCTGCCGGGTGCGCTGCGGGTACTGCGACTTCAACACCTACACGGCGACCGAGCTGCGCGGCGTCTCGCAGTCGGACTACGCCGGCCACGCCGTTCAGGAGGTCGGCTTCGCCGCCGAGGCCCTGCGGGCGAGTGGCGTGCCGGAGCGCCGGGTGTCGACCGTGTTCTTCGGCGGCGGCACGCCCACGCTGCTCCCGCCCGGCGATCTGGCGGCGATGCTCGGCGCGGTGCGCGGCGCCTGGGGACTCGCCGACGGCGCCGAGGTCACGACGGAGGCGAATCCCGACTCGGTCGACGCGGACGATCTGCAGCGCCTCGCCGACGCCGGATTCACCCGGGTGTCGTTCGGGATGCAGTCCGCCGTGCCGCATGTGCTCGAAACGCTCGAGCGCACGCACGACCCGGCGCGCATCCCGCTGGTGGTCGGCTGGGCGCGCGCGGCGGGCCTGCAGGTGAGCCTCGACCTGATCTACGGGACGCCGGGGGAGTCGCTCGACGACTGGTCCCGCAGCCTCGACACCGCGCTGGACTGCGAGCCGGACCACCTCTCGGCGTACGCCCTGATCGTCGAGCCGGGCACGAAGCTGGCGCGGCAGATCCGGTCGGGCCAGGTGCCGGAGCCCGACGACGACCTCGAAGCGGACATGTACGAGCTGGCCGACCAGCGCCTGTCCGACGCCGGCTATGACTGGTACGAGGTCAGCAACTGGACGACCGACGCCTCCCACCGGTCGCGGCACAACCTCGCGTACTGGCTCGGCCACGACTGGTGGGGTGTCGGACCGGGCGCGCACAGCCACGTCGGCGGCGTCCGCTGGTGGAACGTGAAGCACCCGGCCGCGTACGCGCAGCGCGTGCTCGCAGGGGAGTCGCCTGCCGCAGGGCGGGAGACCCTCGACGCGGAGACCCGGCGGGTCGAGCGGGTGCTGCTGCTCTCGCGCATCCGCGACGGACTGCGCACGGCTGAGCTGGGCGACGCCGGGCGGCACGAGGTCCCCGGCTTGATCGCCGACGGCCTCGTCGACGGAAGAGCCGCCCTCCGCGGGTCGATCGTGCTGACCCTGCGGGGGCGGCTCCTGGCCGACGCCGTGGTGCGCCGGCTGCTGGCGGACGAGGCCGCCTGA
- a CDS encoding DUF4870 domain-containing protein has product MSATPPPPPQQPYGGGAQQLSPADEKLWATLVQIGGILFNWIPALIGYLVLKDRGPFVRAHTATALNFQITIFIAYVVGGLLTIVVIGIFVIIAAWVLNIVFSIIAAVKANQGEYYTYPLAIRFVS; this is encoded by the coding sequence ATGTCCGCGACACCCCCGCCGCCACCCCAGCAGCCTTACGGAGGCGGCGCGCAGCAGCTGAGCCCCGCCGACGAGAAGCTGTGGGCGACACTGGTCCAGATCGGCGGGATCCTGTTCAACTGGATCCCCGCGCTCATCGGCTACCTGGTGCTGAAGGACCGCGGACCGTTCGTCCGCGCCCACACCGCCACAGCACTCAACTTCCAGATCACCATCTTCATCGCCTACGTCGTCGGCGGCCTCCTGACGATCGTGGTCATCGGCATCTTCGTGATCATCGCGGCCTGGGTGCTCAACATCGTGTTCAGCATCATCGCCGCCGTGAAGGCCAACCAGGGCGAGTACTACACGTACCCGCTCGCCATCCGGTTCGTCAGCTAG
- a CDS encoding DUF4870 domain-containing protein — MTDPNQPTDPAGGVPPQQPGGVPPQQPSSNIPPQQPYAQPAGAQQPYAAAPAAPLDAAQDKQWAAFAHLGGILWILPSLIIWLVFKDRGRLTNQEAKEALNWQITWIIAWVASQIIGIIIGSFTYGIGYLLFGLLIPWALYIINLVFSILGFVRVNSGGTYRYPVNFRFIK; from the coding sequence ATGACCGACCCGAACCAGCCCACCGACCCCGCGGGTGGCGTGCCCCCGCAGCAGCCCGGCGGCGTTCCGCCCCAGCAGCCCTCCTCCAACATCCCGCCCCAGCAGCCGTACGCTCAGCCCGCCGGAGCGCAGCAGCCGTACGCCGCTGCCCCCGCCGCCCCGCTCGACGCCGCGCAGGACAAGCAGTGGGCAGCGTTCGCCCACCTCGGCGGCATCCTCTGGATCCTCCCGTCCCTGATCATCTGGCTCGTGTTCAAGGATCGCGGACGGCTCACCAACCAGGAGGCCAAGGAGGCCCTCAACTGGCAGATCACCTGGATCATCGCCTGGGTCGCCTCGCAGATCATCGGGATCATCATCGGCAGCTTCACCTACGGCATCGGCTACCTGCTCTTCGGGCTGCTCATCCCGTGGGCGCTGTACATCATCAACCTGGTGTTCTCGATCCTCGGTTTCGTCCGCGTGAACAGCGGCGGGACCTACCGCTACCCGGTGAACTTCCGCTTCATCAAGTGA
- the hrcA gene encoding heat-inducible transcriptional repressor HrcA, protein MVSERSLEVLRVIVQDYVASREPVGSKSIVERHSFGVSAATIRNDMALLEEEELIAAPHTSSGRVPTDKGYRLFVDHLAEMRPLTSAQRTAIETFLGQSVDLDDVLSRTVRLLSQLTNQVALVQYPSVARSRIRHIELVALAPHRLLSVLITDSGAVEQRVIELPADLSDEDVAEIRGAINGAAAGLTLSEAASRLRDLPDALTERTRALVEPVAGALLDQIAANRQEKLVMAGAANLVRTELDFPGTITPVLEAIEEQVVLLRLFDEMATDQHGVAVSIGRENAGFGLTEASVLSSGYSAAGSDVARVGLLGPLRMDYSGNMAAVRAVARYLSRLLGDQ, encoded by the coding sequence ATGGTCTCGGAACGCAGCCTCGAAGTGTTGCGCGTCATCGTCCAGGACTACGTGGCGTCGCGCGAGCCGGTCGGCTCGAAGAGCATCGTCGAGCGCCACTCCTTCGGGGTGTCCGCCGCGACCATCCGCAACGACATGGCGCTGCTCGAGGAGGAGGAGCTCATCGCGGCTCCGCACACGTCCTCTGGACGCGTCCCCACCGACAAGGGCTACCGCCTCTTCGTCGACCACCTGGCGGAGATGCGCCCGCTCACGTCGGCGCAGCGCACGGCCATCGAGACGTTCCTCGGCCAGTCGGTCGACCTCGACGACGTGCTCTCCCGCACGGTCCGGCTGCTCTCGCAGCTGACCAACCAGGTCGCCCTCGTGCAGTACCCGTCGGTGGCGCGCTCGCGCATCCGTCACATCGAACTGGTGGCGCTCGCGCCCCACCGCCTGCTCAGCGTGCTCATCACCGACTCCGGCGCCGTCGAGCAGCGCGTGATCGAGCTCCCGGCCGACCTGAGCGACGAGGATGTGGCCGAGATCCGCGGGGCGATCAACGGCGCTGCGGCCGGCCTGACGCTGTCGGAGGCGGCCAGCCGGCTGCGCGACCTGCCGGATGCCCTCACGGAGCGCACGCGCGCTCTCGTCGAGCCCGTCGCCGGCGCCCTGCTCGACCAGATCGCGGCCAACCGGCAGGAGAAGCTGGTGATGGCGGGCGCTGCGAACCTGGTGCGCACCGAGCTCGACTTCCCCGGCACCATCACCCCGGTGCTCGAGGCGATCGAGGAGCAGGTCGTCCTGCTCCGGCTGTTCGACGAGATGGCCACCGATCAGCACGGCGTCGCGGTCAGCATCGGCCGCGAGAACGCCGGTTTCGGGCTGACGGAAGCATCCGTGCTCTCCAGCGGTTACAGTGCGGCGGGATCGGATGTGGCCCGCGTCGGCCTCCTCGGTCCTCTCCGCATGGACTACTCGGGCAACATGGCCGCGGTCCGCGCGGTCGCCCGCTACCTCTCCCGGCTGCTCGGCGACCAGTAG
- the dnaJ gene encoding molecular chaperone DnaJ, whose product MADHYEVLGVERDASPDEIKKAYRRLARELHPDVNPSAEAQERFKLVTHAYDVLSDPQQRQQYDLGGSGGFGGGAGAGDFAGFSDIFETFFGGGGGATRGPRSRRERGQDALLRVEVDLDEVIFGTHRDLEVDTAVVCETCNGSCCQPGTQPVTCDICHGTGSIQRSVRSLLGNVMTSSPCGTCRGYGTVIATPCVTCQGQGRVRARRTVPVDIPAGVDTGLRLQMPGSGEAGPAGGPNGDLYLEIKVKHHDVFSRDGDDLLCTLELSMTDAILGTTATVKALDGDIRLELKPGTQSADIVTVKDRGITHLRGTGRGDLRVGIQVVTPTKLDHKEKDLIKKFAAVHKGPEPSLARFQQGLFAKLRDRFLNL is encoded by the coding sequence GTGGCCGACCACTACGAAGTCCTCGGCGTCGAGCGCGACGCCAGCCCCGACGAGATCAAGAAGGCGTACCGCCGGCTGGCGCGCGAGCTCCATCCGGACGTGAACCCCAGCGCCGAGGCGCAGGAGCGCTTCAAGCTCGTGACGCACGCCTACGACGTGCTCAGCGACCCGCAGCAGCGGCAGCAGTACGACCTGGGCGGCTCCGGCGGCTTCGGCGGCGGCGCAGGCGCTGGCGATTTCGCCGGGTTCAGCGACATCTTCGAGACGTTCTTCGGCGGGGGAGGCGGCGCCACGCGCGGTCCGCGTTCGCGCCGGGAGCGCGGACAGGACGCCCTGCTGCGCGTCGAGGTGGACCTCGACGAGGTCATCTTCGGCACGCACCGCGACCTGGAGGTCGACACCGCGGTCGTCTGCGAGACCTGCAACGGCTCGTGCTGCCAGCCGGGCACGCAGCCGGTGACGTGCGACATCTGCCACGGCACGGGCAGCATCCAGCGCTCGGTCCGGTCGCTGCTCGGCAACGTGATGACCTCGAGCCCGTGCGGCACCTGCCGCGGGTACGGCACCGTCATCGCGACCCCCTGCGTCACCTGCCAGGGCCAGGGCCGCGTTCGCGCCCGTCGCACCGTTCCCGTGGACATCCCCGCGGGCGTCGATACCGGCCTCCGTCTGCAGATGCCCGGCAGCGGCGAGGCCGGCCCCGCCGGCGGCCCGAACGGCGACCTCTACCTCGAGATCAAGGTCAAGCACCACGACGTGTTCAGCCGCGACGGCGACGACCTGCTCTGCACGCTGGAGCTGTCGATGACGGATGCGATCCTCGGCACGACGGCGACCGTGAAGGCCCTCGACGGCGACATCCGCCTCGAGCTCAAGCCCGGCACGCAGTCCGCCGACATCGTCACGGTCAAGGACCGCGGGATCACGCACCTGCGCGGCACGGGCCGTGGCGACCTGCGCGTCGGCATCCAGGTCGTGACCCCGACGAAGCTCGACCACAAGGAGAAGGACCTCATCAAGAAGTTCGCGGCCGTCCACAAGGGACCGGAGCCGTCGCTGGCCCGCTTCCAGCAGGGGCTGTTCGCGAAGCTGCGCGACCGGTTCCTGAACCTCTAG
- a CDS encoding 16S rRNA (uracil(1498)-N(3))-methyltransferase translates to MASLYLREDLDDVEVGARLSLSGAEAKHAATVNRTRPGESVLIGNGRGLVASGEVLVSTNTELTIDVESVSRVERATPGITLVQALAKGDRDELAIQAATELGVDAVVPWAASRSVSRWEGPKVAKGRERWAAIVREASKQSIRAWTPEVGELATTKQVAALAAGARVLVLEPDAEAPLTGVEPDGRDLVLVVGPEGGIAPQELAAFRDAGAELVRLGSTVLRTSTAGPAALAVLNASLRRW, encoded by the coding sequence ATGGCCTCCCTGTACCTGCGCGAGGATCTCGACGATGTCGAGGTCGGCGCCCGGCTGTCGCTCAGCGGTGCCGAGGCGAAGCACGCGGCGACGGTCAACCGCACGCGCCCGGGCGAGTCGGTGCTGATCGGCAACGGGCGGGGGCTCGTGGCCTCGGGCGAAGTGCTGGTGTCGACGAACACCGAGCTGACCATCGACGTCGAGTCGGTGTCACGGGTCGAGCGCGCGACGCCGGGGATCACGCTGGTGCAGGCGCTCGCCAAGGGCGACAGGGACGAGCTCGCGATCCAGGCCGCGACGGAGCTCGGTGTGGATGCGGTGGTGCCGTGGGCCGCATCCCGCTCGGTCTCGCGCTGGGAGGGCCCCAAGGTCGCGAAGGGCCGCGAGCGCTGGGCCGCGATCGTGCGGGAGGCGTCGAAGCAGTCCATCCGCGCCTGGACGCCCGAGGTGGGCGAGCTCGCCACCACGAAGCAGGTGGCCGCGCTGGCCGCGGGCGCACGCGTGCTCGTCCTGGAGCCGGACGCCGAAGCTCCCTTGACGGGGGTCGAACCCGACGGGCGCGACCTCGTCCTCGTCGTCGGTCCCGAGGGCGGGATCGCGCCGCAGGAGCTGGCCGCGTTCCGCGACGCGGGCGCCGAGCTCGTCCGCCTCGGCTCCACGGTGCTCCGCACCTCCACCGCGGGCCCCGCCGCCCTCGCGGTGCTCAACGCATCCCTCCGCCGCTGGTGA
- a CDS encoding histidine triad nucleotide-binding protein produces the protein MAETERSIFSRIIAGEIPADVVYDSERLIAFRDIAPKAPVHLLVVPKTEQYRDVVELAAGDPELLAELVATAKRLADEHGDGDFRLIFNTGERAGQTVFHVHAHVLSAPAGSPGLEEGSLAL, from the coding sequence ATGGCAGAGACGGAGCGTTCGATCTTCTCCCGCATCATCGCGGGCGAGATCCCGGCCGACGTGGTGTACGACTCGGAGCGCCTGATCGCGTTCCGCGACATCGCGCCGAAAGCCCCCGTGCACCTCCTCGTCGTGCCCAAAACGGAGCAGTACCGCGATGTCGTCGAGCTCGCGGCCGGCGACCCCGAGCTGCTGGCCGAACTGGTCGCGACGGCGAAGCGCCTCGCCGACGAGCACGGAGACGGCGACTTCCGCCTGATCTTCAACACGGGCGAGCGCGCGGGTCAGACCGTGTTCCACGTCCACGCACACGTACTGAGCGCCCCGGCCGGCAGCCCGGGCCTCGAGGAAGGAAGCCTTGCCCTCTAG
- a CDS encoding PhoH family protein, with the protein MPSSESTASGANPGDGAEVRLSVDGVQMVRLLGPQDRLLTTLERQYPLVSVHVRGNEIALSGDAGQVAEARRLVEELLQMVRNGQDLSPAEVTSSARMIGTDLNLSPSDVLGQAILTARGKSIRPKTLGQSQYVDAIDRNTIVFGIGPAGTGKTYLAMAKAVQALQRKEVNRIILTRPAVEAGERLGYLPGTLTDKIDPYLRPLYDALNEMMDPELVPKLLAAGTIEVAPLAYMRGRTLNDSFIVLDEAQNTTPEQMKMFLTRLGFNSKMVVTGDITQIDLPNSASGLRLVTRVLNDIDDIHFARLTSEDVVRHSLVGRIVDAYTEYDARQQARHYEREQAAEFANRAERRSGGPRDHLPKRR; encoded by the coding sequence TTGCCCTCTAGCGAATCCACCGCCTCCGGAGCGAATCCGGGCGACGGCGCCGAGGTGCGCCTGAGCGTCGACGGCGTGCAGATGGTCCGCCTTCTCGGACCGCAGGATCGCCTGCTCACCACGCTGGAACGGCAGTACCCGCTCGTCAGCGTCCACGTGCGCGGCAACGAGATCGCCCTGAGCGGCGACGCCGGGCAGGTGGCCGAGGCGCGCCGCCTCGTGGAGGAGTTGCTCCAGATGGTGCGCAACGGCCAGGACCTCTCCCCGGCCGAGGTGACGAGCTCGGCGCGCATGATCGGAACCGATCTCAACCTCAGCCCGTCCGACGTGCTCGGCCAGGCCATCCTGACCGCCCGCGGCAAGAGCATCCGGCCGAAGACGCTGGGTCAGAGCCAGTACGTCGACGCGATCGACCGCAACACGATCGTCTTCGGCATCGGCCCCGCCGGCACCGGGAAGACGTACCTGGCCATGGCGAAGGCCGTTCAGGCGCTGCAGCGCAAGGAGGTCAACCGGATCATCCTGACGCGCCCGGCCGTGGAGGCGGGGGAGCGCCTCGGCTACCTGCCGGGCACGCTCACCGACAAGATCGACCCGTACCTGCGCCCGCTCTACGACGCGCTCAACGAGATGATGGACCCGGAGCTCGTCCCGAAGCTGCTCGCGGCGGGGACGATCGAGGTCGCACCGCTCGCGTACATGCGCGGCCGCACCCTCAACGACTCGTTCATCGTTCTCGACGAGGCGCAGAACACGACGCCGGAGCAGATGAAGATGTTCCTGACCCGTCTGGGCTTCAACTCCAAGATGGTGGTCACAGGCGACATCACCCAGATCGACCTGCCGAACTCGGCGAGCGGCCTGCGCCTGGTGACGCGTGTGCTCAACGACATCGACGACATCCACTTCGCCCGCCTGACGAGCGAGGACGTCGTCCGGCACAGCCTGGTCGGGCGGATCGTCGACGCGTACACCGAGTACGACGCGCGCCAGCAGGCGCGGCACTACGAGCGCGAGCAGGCGGCCGAGTTCGCCAACCGCGCCGAACGCCGCTCCGGCGGACCCCGCGACCACCTCCCGAAGCGACGATAG